ACCCCAAAATCTTGCTGAACTTTCCACTTAGAATGCTGTTGGAAATATTACAAGTTTCGATTTGCAACTGGACGGGGGAGAATGTAACCTAAGCAGGGCTGATTCGGGCCTGGTGTGTCCGCTCCTGTGGGTCATTGTGTCGCGCTTTTCAGGCGGCTTTGATGCTCTGGCTGTGGAATGACTGAAGGAGGTGACTAAGTCACCAGCTGGTCCTCGGGGAATTTGGGGGCGGGTCTCTGGGAGCCACACGAGCGGCTGTCATCTCACAGCGTGGCCCGGTGTGTGTAGGGAGAGTGTAGGAGGGACGTCACTACCCACGGTGATCGTTcatgtctgcccccccccccccccccgcccccggaaggGGGATCCGAGGACGTAGGATTCACACAAGTTACCAGTGCTAGCTGACCGGCTCTGAGGTCCACATGGTCAGGTGGGAAATGGCAGATTCCTGAACCAGAGGGTCCTCAGAGTCTCAGCCGTGTGTCTGTAGAAGGACCTGTCCCTGGATGTGGGGGCCAGGTGGTCCTAAGTGAACATCTTAGGAACCCCAGGGAAGGGGCCTCCTGTATGGGGGCCCCCCCTCTCTTCCACACGAGTCCGGGGCTTTGGCATCTCAGATCGTAAGTATGCTCCCTTGGTATTTCCACCAGGCCAGAGACATTTGGAAAAAGGAGCTAATGTGGTTGGCCCTGGATCTTGCATACtgctgtttaaaaagaaaaaaaggggcgcctgggtggcgccgtcggtgaagcgtccgacttcggccaggtcacgatctcgcggtccgtgagttcgagccccgcgtcgggctctgggccgacggctcggagcccggagcctgtttccgattctgtgtctccctctctctctgcccctcccccgttcagctctgtctctctctgtcccaaaaataaataaaaaaaaaacattgaaaaaaaaaaatttaaagatatgaataatggaggggcgcctgggtggcgccgtcagtgaagcgtccgacttcggccaggtcacgatctcgcggtccgtgacttcgagccccgcgtcaggctctgggctgatggctcggagcctggagcctgtttccgattctgtgtctccctctctctgaccctcccccgttcatgctctgtctctctctgtcccaaaaataaataaaaaaaaaacattgaaaaaaaaaaatttaaagatatgaataatggaggggcgcctgggtggcgccgtcggtgaagcgtccgacttcggccaggtcacgatctcgcggtccgtgacttcgagccccgcgtcgggctctgggccgacggctcggagcctggagcctgtttccgattctgtgtctccctctctctctgcccctccccgttcatgctctgtctctctctgtcccaaaaataaataaaaaacgttgaaaaaaataaataaataaaataaataaataaaaaaaaaaaaatttaagcttatttatttagagagagacagagcgtgagcaggggaggggcagagagggccggaacgagagagaatcccaagcagtctccacactgccaacccggagcccgatgtggggcttgaacccacaaaaccgtgagatcatgacctgagctgaaactcagTGTCAGGCCCTTAACcttaaagactgagccacccacaggccCTTGCATAATGCTGTTTTTATGTAAACTATCCCGGAGCCTGCTGGGAAATGGCCCTCCTCTGTCTTTTGGAAATGCAAGGAATCTTATAGGGTGCTATATAGTGTCATCCCAGTAAGCCAGCTGGGATTCCAGCAAATGAGATCTCTgttatttgttttagatttttggCTTCGTGTTTTAATAAAAGGTTCTGTTACAGTTTGTAAAATATTATCCTTGAGAGGCTTGCCCGTGGCCTGAGGCCCCAGGGTGGGGATGGAGGGCAGAGGAATGCGTTGGTGTGGCTGGGGCCTACGTCCCCCAGTGCAGGCACCAGAAGGGAACCCAGCGGCCCAGGCCCTGGTCAGAGCGCGGCCACTGTGTCCCCCGGCGGTCTGGCCCGCTCCAACCCTTGGATTCTTTAGTTGAGGAGAGAGGAGATTGGACTGGTTCAGGGGCCCTGAAGCCTTTTAAAGTGATCGACCCCTCTCATCCAGCCAGATCTCATGTCCCAGAACAAGCAGAGTGCTGGGTGGGCCACTTAGGTTGGGGTGGCAGGCACTCACCGCCACTCCCCCAGCATCGGGTGCCCCGAGCCCCGGGGCGATTCCGAGTTTCTGGCCACGTGGGTTCTGTGTTGGGGGGGAATGGGACTCAGCACCgtttgccttctttccttcctccgtTCCCGCGGGCCCGCAGCATGGGGAGAATTTCCGCTTGGAGATCTTCGAGGGGTGCAACTTCACCGGCCAGTGCCTGGAGTTTCAGGACGACTGTCCCTTCCTGCAGAGCCGGGGCTGGGCCAAGAACTGTGTCAACGCCGTCAAGGTGTATGGGGATGGCGCGTGAGTAGAGGCCGCAAGGCCGCCGACCGCGGCCCGGCTGGGCCCTGCACAGCCAAGTGTGTGGGGAGGCCGCCGGGCGGGCCCGACACCAGCAGCGGGGGAGGCCCGGCACCCCCTCAGCTGCCTCCTCTATCCCAGTCAAGCAGCGGGGAGGCTTCCTCCGTGGCTCCAGAAGGCCGTGGTGAGGGGACGTGGGGCCCCAGAGGTAGGCCTCCCCAGTGGGAGCAGACGTAGCAGGGCCCTTTGTGGACTAACGGTTCTCTAAGATTAGACTGAGCTCGGGGACAGTACTTTGGTCCCCTCGAACCAGAGGAAGCCCGCTCACCCTGCACACCCCGGTCCTACTCGGCCAAGGGGACCCCTGAGCTGGAGCTCTCCTACCGAGCCGGCAGACCCCTGCCACACAGCCCCTCCGGGGAGCTGGACGTCATGGCGGCTCACTTCCGGTGGACAGGTTGTGGCCACGGGGGTTTTGCCCAGGGCGTGTCTGCCCTGCTCCTGGAGAGTGGTCAGGACCCCCGTGCTGGCCTGGCTTCTGCCAGCCCCCCCGTATAGTCAGCTCCTCCTGTGAGCCAGTGGGTAGCGTCATCTCCGTTTACAGAGAAGCAAGCGGAGGCTCCGAAAGTGACCTCGCCCCGCTCGCTCGTGAACCGCACAGCGGGGGTGGCAGCCGGGCGTCAAGTCAGAGTGTCCCCGGTGTGGAGCAGGGAGCCTCCCCTGACCTCAGTCCCGGCCCCTCTGCAGAAGAGCCCCACGCGGGTTCCGGGAACCTGGCTCCCGTCACAGCAGCTAAGGGGTCCAGTTGCTGTCTGTGAGCCCGAGGTGGGGGATCAGGGCACGTCGCGAGAGGTTCAAGAGTGGTCACGGGAGGGACTGAATGGAGGTTGTGGCTGAGCCAGAGGGAGCACTGGaccccggccccccggcccccccagggggattctctcctccttcccagagTCCCAGGAGGACTCAGCTCCCTCCCTGCTATTTCTCTGTCACTCTGACTCTATCCagggttccttttctcctgtctgcctttctctgcctttcagaAATGTTTGCCCTCAGTTGAAGGCCTCTGGGAATCCGGGGGTAGAATTCCAGAACAACAGTTTGCCTGGAAAACGACCGGCTAAATTATGTCTCGTGAGGCCAGAGTCATACCTTTGCGTGGAAGGTGTCCTGAGACCCTAGCCACAGTCCCCCAACACCCACCCTGGGAAGACTCCAGGGGCCTCTTTAGGaaaagggggcgggggagggtgggagcTAAGAGTTTTGAGTGCAGGGGCCCGGGGTCTCCTGTAGCTCCCGCTTACTCAGCGGCTGTGTATGGCCAGCCCCACATCTCACCCAGGGCTCTGCTCTCCTCCCTACGGGGGTTCACCCTTTGCTCCTGtgactacctttaaaaaaaaaaaaaaaaagtaagccctTGGCCAGGGTGATGGCCTGGACCACCGGGTCTGGGGGCGGTGACCTCCATCAAGCCCTTTCCTGGGGTCTGATGGGGAGCCTCCAGGCAGGTCTCCCTACCGCCTCCCAGACACCAGCCGCGGTGTTCCGCTGGTTCCCGAGTCAGCTCAGGATCGACCTGTCCCCACAGACCCGGGTTCTGGGGGGCATTTGGAGGGAAATGTGCCAGGTCGCTCTCCCTACTTCCTGCCACCCCCCAAAGAGCACAGTCCTTGCTGTGGGTGGGCCacgccccctcctccctccctcttcatgCCTGGTCCCCAAAGTCACAGCAGGAAGCCCGGGAGACCGGAGACGTTTACTGCAGAGGCCCAGcctgtccttcctcttcttccttttgggGACTCCTACATATACGCCACCTTgggcctgagccacccacgggcatgaggagcgggaggaggggggaggggcaggaaggctAGGGGTGTGGGGAGGCCAGGGTGAGCCAGGTCTGCCCTGAGCTCCCCAGCGGCTCACGTACTGGGCCTCTCTCTTCATTCCTGACCCCTGACCCTTGTGCAGACTGCGCCAGGAGCCAGATGTGGAGTCGGGATGGGGCAGGAAGGGGGTGGCCGGGGAAGCTGCCCTAAGCAGGCGActcgggccggggcggggggcggggggggggtatGGTGAGGGGGGTGGCGTGTGACTTGGGCAGTCACTCCCTTCTCTGGGCGGGCTGGGCTCAGAaattctgagtctgtgtctcagCCAGGAGAAGGCTCCTTCAGCAGCCGAGTGCCTTGGGGGGGCGAGGGCCACAGTGGGGTTCGCTGCAAAGACAGAGTCAGGGCACCCCATGGCCTGGGCCGGAAGGACCCCAGCAACCGGATCGGGGCGTGTGGCCCCGCTTTGCTTCCCGCGGTGGAAGAGCCAAGGGTGAGGGAGCatcagaagggaggaggagaggccagcCCCACAGGCCCTGCCCCACGCCTCTCCCCCTCAGCTCGGGCCCCCACATTGGccgggaggggtgaggggtggcggGCAGGCGGGAGGCGGTCAGACCCTGTGCTGCTCAGCGGCTCACGGCCGCCTGGCCTCCCTCTGGCCGCAGGTGGGTCCTGTACGAGGAGCCCAACTACCACGGCCGCATGTACCTGGTGGGGCGTGGTGACTTCCGCAACTACTCGGACTGGGAGGCCCACAGCTCTCGCGTCCAGTCGGTCCGCAGGGTGGTCAACTTCTTCTAGCGGCAGCCCCTTCCggccccaccctgggctcagATCCTGAGGAATAAAGATCATGGAAAAGGAGAGCTGAGCTGGCCTGAGTGAtttccccgcccctccctgacCGTGGGGCAGCCGGCAGGGCACCTGGGGCCCCGGGCTCAGGCCGGGGAGCTGAGGGCGGCGGAAGGGGCCAGAAGGGATCTACGGGCCCTGGAGCCGAGCCCTTTCATTTGACACGGGAGAGGCGTGCGCCCTGAGCGGGAAGGACAGCCTCCGGTCCCAGAGCCAGCTCCCCGTGGAGCCAGGATAGGGCCAGAGCGCCCGTTAGGGGAGAGTCGGGGAGAAGCAAGGGGGGCTGAGGCCGCCACTCCCTCCCGGCTGTGCCTCTCCTGACTCAGCAGCCCCGGGGCGGCCAGGCCACGTGGTCTGCTCTGCAGCCAAAAGCCTGACCCAGGGTTCACGAGTCTGCCTCTCTGGCTGTTGTTGGCCTTGGGGTTTACGGGAAAGGCCCCTCTGAAAAGATGGGCTGGGCCTTAGGGACACATTGCCCGCTTGATCGTGCGATGGGGGCTCAGAAGACTCGGAATACGCGGACCCCGAGGCAGTGGAGGAGGAGACTTGGAAGGAGCTGAAGACCATTGCTCCCGCGCCCAGCCTGCCCCCCGGGGCTGGGCAGACCCAGGGGCCTGGCTCCCTTCACCCCCTTGGGTGAACCCGTGGACCTTGTTTGTGGCCTCCGCCCTCTCCGGGACCCTGGGTCTACCCTGTTGGGGGTCTGAGccaggggcaagggagggaggagcgTGTCCTGAAGGTGGTGGGGTTTCTGGGAATAAGAGGGTCCTCGCTCCGGACACCTGCCCACCCACACTTCAGtgtccagcctcccctcccccgtgAGACAGGATGGGAGCCTGCAGGACACTAGCAGTGGCCCAGGTAACTTCTGCCCCTTGCCCGGAGCTCCCCACCAGAATCCTGAACCACGGAGAAGCCTGGACGGACCCCGGCTGTTCAGATGGGCATAGAGATACTCGACAGGGAGAGGCCTCGGCTGCTGTCCTCCCCTGTGGGCTGGGCTCCTGGGAACACAAGGGCACTGGACACTCGGACAGGGTTCCGtggagatgaggaaaccaaagatGTCTACTCCCCGCTGCACCCAGACCGAGGCGCCTGGCGGGAAGAGGGATGAGGGGCTGAGGCAGCCTGACTTGCTCCCAAGAGTGCTGACCATTGGCTCAAGCTCGAGCTCCAGCtttacaaccccccccccctcactctGTGATCCTGGggtcccctgcctccaccccacaGTTTGCCCCTTGACTGGCCACACAGgctcctgccctctcctctccacaCATCTTGCTTGTGCTTTTCCGAGTAGGGGGAAGGGGTCCCAAACAGGAAGGACCCCTTCAGGCTGGCCACTCCCTCGGGACCCCTATGGGAAAGTACTTGAACCCTGGAATTAATACATCGACTAGAATCGGGCCGTGGACAggctgggtggtggggagggagggaaacagggtcccagaaagaaaaccaaaaatctcCGGGGTGGGTTCTGCTGAGGGTTCTGAGTGAGGAAGAGTCTGTCCTAGGGGGCTGTGAGGGTGCCGTTgtcccatttctgggttctgccCCCACACCCCGCGTTGCCCGCTGAGGGAGAAGTGGAAAAGGTGAGTCATCGGGGGGCTCCCACGGTTCACCCAGCACAACACCTGCCAAGATCCGGGTGGCGAAGGCATAGGGCCCCCATGAGTCTGCTGGGGACCCCTCTAAGCAGAGAAGTTACAGCACTGGGCGGCCATCCACCCCTCCAGGATGGGGAGAGGGTTGCCGTCCTGCCATTTGTAGATGGGGTCCACAAAGGGCGTGCCCTGCACCCCAAACGTCCCAGCCTTCCTCCTTTCACCTCCAGCCCGGAGCGTGGAGCCCGGGAAGCCCCTGGCCGTGTGGGACTGAGGCCTGCCAGCTGCAGACCCCCTCCGTCCAGACCCTCCCTCCACGAcagggctcagatcatgaacttgGAAGAAACCACCACCACAGCAAACGGGTTCAAATCTCTAAGCCCGGAACGAATCAACATGTAAATACACCGTCACCCTGTCTGAATTGGGAGGAGGCTGGTGTGAAgtcatgcttttgtttttcatttctctgccaGTTTGTTCAGGGAGGTGGAACTTTCCGTGTGAAGTCAGCCACCCTGGTCTCCACTTGTGTGGGCCCTGCCCCCGGCTAGGATCCTGTCCCTGCTCGGCTGGCCCCTCCGTGCTCCACTCGGGTCTGGGACGGGAATCTATGATGTTCCTTACTATGTACAGTAACCCCAAGGCCGGGGGAAGCAGGACCTGGTGTCCCCACTCACGCTGTGAAGGAGCAGAGTGTCAGAGGCaccttgggctgctgtaacaaataccagGACTGGGGGCTTAGACAGCAGAAGTTCATTTTCTCGCAGTTCcgaaggccagaagtccaaggtcaaggtgtgggcagaattggtttctcctgaggcctctctccgtGGCTTGCCCATGGCAGTCTTCTGGCCGTGTCTTCACGTGGTCTCTGCTCTGTGTGcctctgtgtcctaatctcttctatACTAGCGGTTTGGGATCAAGGGTCCCCCTGAActacctcattttaacttaattccaCCTTTAaaaaccctgtctccaaatacagtcacattctgaggtcctgaggGTTAAGACTTCAATATATAAACTTGGGGGGcctacagggggcgcctgggcggctcagtaggttgagtgaccgacttcagctcaggtcatgatctcgcggtccgtgagttcaagcccctcgtcggggtctgtgctgactgtgctgacagctcggagcctggagcctgtttcagattctgtgtctccttctctctctgctcccccccctgcttgtgctctctctctctctctctctctctctcaaaaataaacattaaacaaaattttttaaattaaatttggggCGCATACGTTTCAGCCCACAACACAAACagctttgggcctcagtttcctgctctgCAAAACGAGGGCAAATCTATCTGTTGTTCCAACTGTATACAGTTGTAGAAGCCAAGCCAGTAACCCACGAGAAGGTGCTGCATGAATATGGGTCATTGGCAGGAAGTGACGAGTGCGCTCAAGGTCACCCGGGACGTTGGGGAGAAGGAACAGACGGGTTCTGGTTCTGATGGACCCCACCCCGATGCTCTCTCTAGCATTCCCTTACGGTGTGACCTCGGACAGgtcactgctctgtgcctcaatttcccctGCTGTGCGGTAGGGGCAACAACAGCACCCCCTCCTGGGGATTACGTGAGGACTTCTGATGAAGGAAGCCCTCCCACGGGGTCAGGAGCTTGGCCCCCCTGTTCCTTCTCCGG
This DNA window, taken from Neofelis nebulosa isolate mNeoNeb1 chromosome 4, mNeoNeb1.pri, whole genome shotgun sequence, encodes the following:
- the CRYGN gene encoding gamma-crystallin N, yielding MAQCSGKITFYEGKHFTGRKLEVYGDCDNFQDRGFMNRVNSIRVESGAWVCYDHPDFRGQQFILEHGNYPDFLCWNGHNDHMGSCRPVGMHGENFRLEIFEGCNFTGQCLEFQDDCPFLQSRGWAKNCVNAVKVYGDGAWVLYEEPNYHGRMYLVGRGDFRNYSDWEAHSSRVQSVRRVVNFF